One window from the genome of Asterias rubens chromosome 11, eAstRub1.3, whole genome shotgun sequence encodes:
- the LOC117296865 gene encoding organic cation transporter protein-like isoform X2, with translation MHFDEALKYLGDFGRYQKVVYFTLCLLAIPCAWHSLGNTFLSASPDHHCSLYDGYTYNTSQEALMSCAVPRKDDGSWDSCRRYNISIGPGGVECSPDEPRDTIPCDEWVYDSTSYTKTAVSEWDLVCENKVKRQLSKTLVLIGKMTGSLIFGQFADFAGRKKSFTLAILLMVAAGTGASFVTHFALFCFMQLLLGVSASGTFVVAIVIATEMVGKSQRANAGLIIEYFYTIGYMSMALIAWKLRDWHTIELAISIPPIIFLAYYFIVPESPRWLLSKGKTAEVEKIVRKAAKINKVKIPESVFRDYSSQTGEKIIGKETKTVKTYTFFDLMRYPNMRKKTLVIYFIWLSNNLVYYGLSFFSEDLGTDPYLAFFLAGAVEIPAYIVCQLLLDRTGRKWLICIFMTTGGVSLLFAMAIPTDSTTLILVIAMIGKLCISGSYAIVYLFTIELFPTPVRNVGVGMGSFVSRIGSIASPYVLYLGDVTFFQLPFLVFGSFALLAGVSTLLLPDTLGAKLPQTMEEGEAFGKNMTFRQMVAFPGCGKKFEQIKDEDDRDEKEDPAGSEMKMLNM, from the exons ATGCATTTCGACGAAGCTCTGAAGTACTTAGGCGATTTTGGTAGATACCAGAAGGTGGTTTATTTCACTCTATGCCTCCTGGCCATCCCATGTGCCTGGCATAGCCTCGGTAATACCTTCCTCAGTGCTTCACCAGACCATCATTGTAGCCTCTACGATGGGTACACCTACAATACCTCCCAGGAGGCTTTAATGTCGTGCGCAGTGCCGAGGAAAGATGACGGGAGCTGGGACAGCTGTAGACGGTACAACATTTCCATCGGCCCCGGTGGTGTGGAGTGTAGTCCGGACGAACCACGGGATACTATTCCATGCGATGAATGGGTGTACGATTCGACTTCGTACACTAAAACTGCCGTTTCTGAG TGGGACTTGGTGTGCGAGAACAAGGTAAAGAGGCAGTTATCTAAGACACTTGTCCTCATCGGTAAGATGACGGGGTCCTTAATCTTTGGCCAATTCGCTGACTTTGCTGGACGGAAGAAGTCGTTCACATTGGCAATCCTTCTTATG GTTGCTGCCGGAACTGGGGCGTCGTTCGTCACCCACTTTGCCCTTTTCTGTTTCATGCAACTTCTACTCGGTGTCTCTGCATCTGGAACATTTGTTGTTGCCATAGTAATAG CCACTGAGATGGTTGGCAAGAGCCAGCGTGCGAATGCAGGACTAATCATCGAGTACTTCTACACCATTGGGTACATGTCTATGGCGTTGATAGCGTGGAAACTACGGGACTGGCACACCATTGAGCTGGCGATATCCATCCCACCGATTATCTTCCTAGCATACTATTT TATCGTACCAGAGTCTCCAAGGTGGCTGCTATCTAAAGGCAAGACGGCAGAAGTAGAGAAAATCGTCAGAAAGGcggcaaaaataaacaaagtgaAGATACCAGAAAGTGTATTTCGCGACTACTCTTCACAAACTGGGGAAAAG ATCATTGGAAAGGAAACCAAGACGGTGAAGACGTATACTTTCTTTGATCTGATGAGATATCCTAACATGAGGAAGAAAACTCTcgtcatttattttatttg GTTGAGCAACAATCTAGTTTACTACGGTCTTTCCTTTTTCTCCGAGGATCTCGGCACAGATCCGTACTTGGCGTTCTTTCTCGCCGGTGCCGTCGAAATTCCCGCCTATATTGTATGCCAGCTGCTATTGGATAGAACCGGACGGAAGTGGctgatttgcatattcatgacGACAGGGGGCGTGTCATTGCTCTTCGCGATGGCCATTCCAACTG ATTCGACCACTTTAATATTAGTTATCGCAATGATCGGCAAGTTGTGCATCTCAGGGTCGTATGCGATTGTCTACCTCTTCACTATAGAACTCTTCCCGACGCCCGTcag GAATGTAGGTGTAGGAATGGGCTCCTTCGTGTCCCGTATAGGCTCCATTGCTTCCCCGTATGTCCTCTATCTTGGTGACGTCACTTTCTTCCAGCTTCCGTTTCTTGTATTTGGAAGTTTTGCTCTGCTGGCTGGCGTCTCCACGCTTCTACTGCCCGATACACTGGGAGCTAAGCTacctcaaaccatggaggaggGGGAAGCGTTTGGCAA GAATATGACTTTTCGCCAAATGGTCGCGTTTCCAGGATGTGGAAAGAAGTTTGAGCAAATCAAAGACGAAGACGATCGGGATGAGAAAGAAGATCCAGCAGGCTCCGAGATGAAGATGCTCAACATGTAG
- the LOC117296865 gene encoding organic cation transporter protein-like isoform X1 yields the protein MHFDEALKYLGDFGRYQKVVYFTLCLLAIPCAWHSLGNTFLSASPDHHCSLYDGYTYNTSQEALMSCAVPRKDDGSWDSCRRYNISIGPGGVECSPDEPRDTIPCDEWVYDSTSYTKTAVSEWDLVCENKVKRQLSKTLVLIGKMTGSLIFGQFADFAGRKKSFTLAILLMVAAGTGASFVTHFALFCFMQLLLGVSASGTFVVAIVIGECLVKPATEMVGKSQRANAGLIIEYFYTIGYMSMALIAWKLRDWHTIELAISIPPIIFLAYYFIVPESPRWLLSKGKTAEVEKIVRKAAKINKVKIPESVFRDYSSQTGEKIIGKETKTVKTYTFFDLMRYPNMRKKTLVIYFIWLSNNLVYYGLSFFSEDLGTDPYLAFFLAGAVEIPAYIVCQLLLDRTGRKWLICIFMTTGGVSLLFAMAIPTDSTTLILVIAMIGKLCISGSYAIVYLFTIELFPTPVRNVGVGMGSFVSRIGSIASPYVLYLGDVTFFQLPFLVFGSFALLAGVSTLLLPDTLGAKLPQTMEEGEAFGKNMTFRQMVAFPGCGKKFEQIKDEDDRDEKEDPAGSEMKMLNM from the exons ATGCATTTCGACGAAGCTCTGAAGTACTTAGGCGATTTTGGTAGATACCAGAAGGTGGTTTATTTCACTCTATGCCTCCTGGCCATCCCATGTGCCTGGCATAGCCTCGGTAATACCTTCCTCAGTGCTTCACCAGACCATCATTGTAGCCTCTACGATGGGTACACCTACAATACCTCCCAGGAGGCTTTAATGTCGTGCGCAGTGCCGAGGAAAGATGACGGGAGCTGGGACAGCTGTAGACGGTACAACATTTCCATCGGCCCCGGTGGTGTGGAGTGTAGTCCGGACGAACCACGGGATACTATTCCATGCGATGAATGGGTGTACGATTCGACTTCGTACACTAAAACTGCCGTTTCTGAG TGGGACTTGGTGTGCGAGAACAAGGTAAAGAGGCAGTTATCTAAGACACTTGTCCTCATCGGTAAGATGACGGGGTCCTTAATCTTTGGCCAATTCGCTGACTTTGCTGGACGGAAGAAGTCGTTCACATTGGCAATCCTTCTTATG GTTGCTGCCGGAACTGGGGCGTCGTTCGTCACCCACTTTGCCCTTTTCTGTTTCATGCAACTTCTACTCGGTGTCTCTGCATCTGGAACATTTGTTGTTGCCATAGTAATAGGTGAATGTTTGGTAAAGCCCG CCACTGAGATGGTTGGCAAGAGCCAGCGTGCGAATGCAGGACTAATCATCGAGTACTTCTACACCATTGGGTACATGTCTATGGCGTTGATAGCGTGGAAACTACGGGACTGGCACACCATTGAGCTGGCGATATCCATCCCACCGATTATCTTCCTAGCATACTATTT TATCGTACCAGAGTCTCCAAGGTGGCTGCTATCTAAAGGCAAGACGGCAGAAGTAGAGAAAATCGTCAGAAAGGcggcaaaaataaacaaagtgaAGATACCAGAAAGTGTATTTCGCGACTACTCTTCACAAACTGGGGAAAAG ATCATTGGAAAGGAAACCAAGACGGTGAAGACGTATACTTTCTTTGATCTGATGAGATATCCTAACATGAGGAAGAAAACTCTcgtcatttattttatttg GTTGAGCAACAATCTAGTTTACTACGGTCTTTCCTTTTTCTCCGAGGATCTCGGCACAGATCCGTACTTGGCGTTCTTTCTCGCCGGTGCCGTCGAAATTCCCGCCTATATTGTATGCCAGCTGCTATTGGATAGAACCGGACGGAAGTGGctgatttgcatattcatgacGACAGGGGGCGTGTCATTGCTCTTCGCGATGGCCATTCCAACTG ATTCGACCACTTTAATATTAGTTATCGCAATGATCGGCAAGTTGTGCATCTCAGGGTCGTATGCGATTGTCTACCTCTTCACTATAGAACTCTTCCCGACGCCCGTcag GAATGTAGGTGTAGGAATGGGCTCCTTCGTGTCCCGTATAGGCTCCATTGCTTCCCCGTATGTCCTCTATCTTGGTGACGTCACTTTCTTCCAGCTTCCGTTTCTTGTATTTGGAAGTTTTGCTCTGCTGGCTGGCGTCTCCACGCTTCTACTGCCCGATACACTGGGAGCTAAGCTacctcaaaccatggaggaggGGGAAGCGTTTGGCAA GAATATGACTTTTCGCCAAATGGTCGCGTTTCCAGGATGTGGAAAGAAGTTTGAGCAAATCAAAGACGAAGACGATCGGGATGAGAAAGAAGATCCAGCAGGCTCCGAGATGAAGATGCTCAACATGTAG